Proteins from one Bradyrhizobium roseum genomic window:
- a CDS encoding outer membrane protein assembly factor BamE has translation MSQPSTPVPSPRRLTVRRRGFRAATAVALICAALAGCTGEQFQKGYILPPNALEQIPIGASQDQVLIVMGTPSTVATLNGEVFYYISQRSERKVAFMNQQVVDQRVIAIYFDKNRQVQRLANYGLQDGKIFDFISRTTPTSGQELSYLTPLFKLLSFN, from the coding sequence ATGAGCCAGCCGAGCACGCCCGTGCCCTCGCCGCGCCGCTTGACCGTGCGCCGGCGCGGTTTTCGAGCGGCCACAGCCGTGGCCCTGATTTGCGCGGCGCTCGCCGGGTGTACCGGTGAGCAGTTCCAGAAGGGCTACATCCTGCCGCCCAACGCGCTGGAGCAGATCCCGATCGGCGCCAGCCAGGACCAGGTGCTGATCGTGATGGGAACGCCGTCGACGGTGGCGACCCTGAACGGCGAGGTATTCTATTACATCTCGCAGCGTTCGGAGCGCAAAGTCGCGTTCATGAACCAGCAGGTCGTCGACCAGCGCGTGATCGCGATCTATTTCGACAAGAATCGCCAAGTGCAGCGGCTTGCCAATTACGGATTGCAGGACGGCAAGATCTTCGACTTCATCAGCCGCACCACGCCGACCTCTGGCCAGGAACTCAGCTACCTGACGCCGCTGTTCAAGCTGTTGAGCTTCAACTAG
- a CDS encoding beta-ketoacyl-ACP synthase III encodes MTAKRSVVLGCGSYLPQKVLTNAELAARIDTSDDWIVQRTGIRQRHIAAEGEFTSHLAMNAARAALEHAGLDAQAIDLIVLATSTPDNTFPATAVAVQNGLGIHHGAAFDLQAVCSGFVFALATADNFLRAGAYKRALVIGAETFSRILDWNDRGTCVLFGDGAGAIVLEAQEQPGKPSDRGVLTTHLRSDGRHKAKLFVDGGPSTTQTVGHLRMEGREVFKHAVGMITDVIVDAFEATGATADSIDWFVPHQANKRIIDASAHKLHIAPQKVVLTVDLHGNTSAASIPLALDVAVKDGRVKKGDLVLFEAMGGGFTWGSALVRW; translated from the coding sequence GTGACTGCGAAACGTTCGGTCGTGCTGGGTTGCGGCTCCTACCTGCCGCAGAAGGTGCTGACCAATGCCGAACTCGCTGCCCGGATCGACACGTCGGACGATTGGATCGTTCAGCGCACTGGAATTCGCCAGCGCCACATCGCGGCCGAAGGTGAGTTCACGTCGCATCTGGCGATGAATGCCGCGCGCGCCGCGCTGGAACATGCAGGGCTCGATGCGCAGGCAATCGACCTGATCGTGCTCGCGACCTCGACGCCGGACAACACCTTTCCGGCGACTGCGGTCGCCGTCCAGAACGGGCTCGGCATCCATCACGGCGCCGCCTTCGATCTGCAGGCGGTGTGCTCCGGCTTCGTCTTCGCGCTCGCGACCGCCGACAATTTTCTGCGCGCCGGCGCCTACAAGCGCGCGCTGGTGATCGGAGCCGAGACTTTTTCACGGATCCTCGACTGGAACGATCGCGGTACCTGCGTGCTGTTCGGCGACGGCGCCGGTGCGATCGTACTCGAGGCGCAGGAGCAGCCCGGCAAGCCTTCCGACCGCGGCGTGCTCACCACGCATCTGCGCTCGGACGGCCGGCACAAGGCCAAACTGTTCGTCGACGGCGGTCCTTCCACCACCCAGACCGTTGGCCATCTCCGGATGGAAGGCCGTGAAGTGTTCAAGCACGCGGTCGGCATGATCACCGACGTGATCGTCGATGCGTTCGAAGCGACCGGCGCAACGGCCGATTCGATCGACTGGTTCGTTCCGCATCAGGCCAACAAGCGAATCATCGATGCGTCGGCGCACAAGCTTCATATTGCGCCGCAGAAGGTGGTGTTGACCGTCGACCTGCACGGCAACACGTCGGCGGCGTCGATCCCGCTGGCGCTTGATGTGGCCGTCAAGGACGGCCGTGTGAAGAAGGGCGATCTGGTGCTGTTCGAAGCCATGGGCGGCGGCTTCACCTGGGGTTCCGCGCTCGTGCGCTGGTAG
- a CDS encoding integration host factor subunit alpha, with protein sequence MTGTGKTVTRVDLCEAVYQKVGLSRTESSAFVELVLKEITDCLEKGETVKLSSFGSFMVRKKGQRIGRNPKTGTEVPISPRRVMVFKPSAILKQRINGHAVGNGEGKAD encoded by the coding sequence ATGACCGGGACCGGAAAAACAGTCACACGCGTCGATCTATGCGAGGCGGTCTACCAGAAGGTGGGCCTGTCGCGCACGGAATCGTCGGCGTTTGTCGAGCTCGTTTTGAAAGAGATTACCGATTGCCTAGAGAAGGGCGAGACGGTGAAGCTGTCATCGTTCGGTTCCTTCATGGTGCGCAAGAAGGGTCAGCGTATCGGACGCAATCCGAAGACCGGTACGGAAGTGCCGATCTCGCCGCGCCGTGTGATGGTGTTCAAGCCATCGGCCATTCTGAAGCAGCGCATCAACGGCCATGCGGTCGGAAATGGCGAAGGCAAGGCCGATTAG
- a CDS encoding Isoquinoline 1-oxidoreductase subunit: protein MQEPGAFQSIADPAARSRAIFSEVAKVITHPRCMNCHPAGNHPLQGDDQRDHMPPVWRAETGHFEASCGGCHTTKNTTLRDAASYKSIPGHPRWGFAPLSMAWQNKSVGEICRQLKDVKRNGGRDLAALHEHIAKDDLVAWGWNPGEGRQPAPGSQEAAGRLVQAWIDTGAECPP, encoded by the coding sequence TTGCAAGAGCCCGGAGCATTTCAGTCGATAGCCGATCCCGCGGCGCGCTCGCGCGCCATCTTTTCCGAGGTCGCCAAGGTCATTACGCATCCACGCTGCATGAACTGTCATCCGGCGGGAAATCATCCGCTGCAAGGCGACGATCAGCGCGATCATATGCCACCGGTATGGCGCGCCGAGACGGGACATTTCGAAGCCAGTTGCGGCGGGTGCCATACGACGAAAAACACGACGCTGCGCGACGCGGCGTCCTACAAGAGCATCCCCGGTCATCCGCGCTGGGGTTTTGCGCCGTTATCCATGGCCTGGCAGAACAAGTCCGTCGGCGAGATTTGCCGGCAACTGAAGGACGTGAAGCGCAATGGCGGTCGCGATCTCGCTGCCTTGCATGAGCACATCGCCAAGGATGATCTCGTGGCCTGGGGCTGGAATCCCGGCGAGGGCCGCCAGCCCGCTCCCGGCAGTCAGGAAGCCGCAGGCAGACTGGTTCAGGCCTGGATCGACACCGGCGCAGAGTGCCCGCCGTAG
- the plsX gene encoding phosphate acyltransferase PlsX: protein MPKKVRIALDAMGGDVGASVAIPAAATALTRHPDTEFLLYGDRACIDPELARYPALKAASRVIHTDVAISMHDKPSQALRRGRKTSSMWLAIEAVKKDEADVAVSAGNTGALMAMARFCLRTVPGIDRPAIAAVLPTKRGVSVVLDLGATIGGDAQHLVDMAVMGSAMASVLFDRPRPTVGLLNIGVEEVKGHEEIREAGEMLRAMNLPQLEYIGFVEGDGISKGAADVIVSEGFSGNIALKAAEGTARQIVDVLRAEISKSWSARIGYWLARGAFRALREKLDPNRLNGGVLLGLTGMVVKSHGGADAEGFAYAINVGYETVRNDLLTKINGMLNRDGSARAQTAQEVVS, encoded by the coding sequence ATGCCGAAAAAGGTTCGAATCGCGCTTGACGCCATGGGCGGCGATGTCGGCGCATCGGTGGCCATTCCGGCGGCCGCTACCGCATTGACCCGGCATCCCGACACCGAATTCCTCTTGTACGGCGACCGCGCCTGCATCGATCCCGAACTGGCCAGGTATCCGGCGCTCAAGGCGGCCTCGCGCGTCATCCATACCGACGTCGCCATCAGCATGCACGACAAGCCGAGCCAGGCGCTGCGCCGCGGTCGCAAGACCTCGTCCATGTGGCTGGCAATCGAGGCAGTGAAGAAGGACGAGGCCGACGTTGCGGTCTCGGCCGGCAACACCGGCGCATTGATGGCGATGGCGCGGTTCTGCCTGCGCACGGTGCCTGGAATCGACCGTCCGGCGATTGCCGCGGTATTGCCGACCAAGCGGGGCGTTTCCGTGGTGCTGGATCTCGGCGCGACCATCGGAGGCGACGCGCAGCATCTGGTCGATATGGCCGTGATGGGCAGCGCGATGGCGAGCGTGCTGTTCGATCGGCCGCGGCCGACCGTCGGCCTGCTCAATATCGGCGTCGAAGAGGTCAAGGGCCACGAGGAGATTCGCGAGGCGGGCGAAATGCTGCGCGCGATGAACCTCCCGCAGCTCGAATATATCGGCTTCGTCGAGGGCGACGGCATCAGCAAAGGCGCGGCCGATGTCATCGTGTCGGAAGGCTTCAGCGGCAATATTGCACTCAAGGCTGCCGAGGGCACGGCGCGCCAGATCGTCGACGTTCTCCGCGCCGAAATATCGAAATCATGGAGCGCCAGGATCGGCTACTGGCTCGCACGTGGCGCCTTCAGGGCGCTGCGGGAAAAGCTCGACCCGAACCGGCTCAATGGCGGCGTGCTGCTCGGGCTGACCGGCATGGTGGTCAAGAGCCACGGGGGAGCGGATGCCGAAGGCTTTGCCTACGCCATAAATGTTGGTTATGAGACGGTCCGCAACGATCTCCTCACCAAGATCAATGGAATGCTCAATCGCGACGGCAGTGCACGGGCACAGACCGCGCAGGAGGTTGTCTCGTGA
- a CDS encoding AI-2E family transporter has product MIARQPFKARTSEEVLGLLGAAATAILAVVIISMLYFGRDILVAVALAILLSFVLAPLVNLLQRLRVPRGLSVVSVVLLAFVLIFAMGSLLATQLSQLAGELPNYQSTISQKIQSFRDAQAGSKTLERASDMLKDLGKELDKPKDVSAARPSLSPNPSAPLTPVPVEVRQPDPGALESLRTLISPLIHPLATTGIIVIFVIFILLQREDLRNRLIRLAGSSDLQRTTAALDDAAHRLSRLFLTQLALNSAFGVSIGIGLWLIGIPSAVLWGILAAALRFVPYIGAIISAAFPLALAVAVDPGWSMLVWTLVLFLVVEPIAGHVIEPMVYGRSTGLSPVAVVASATFWTALWGPIGLVLATPLTVCLVVMGRHVERLEFLDVMFGDRPALSPPEIFYQRMLAGDPTEAAEKAEAFLKERSLASYYDEVAVKGLQLAQADAERGALDQERLVKIRDAVSEFAGDLSERDDDPTIGESTTDAEASSAIESVSRNAANENLPVLGKLDLLPEWQGEHPVLCIAGRSLIDEAAATMLAQLSTVHGLAARVEGAEALSTTNVVRLEPVGIAVVCLIYLGASGDAHMRYSVRRLRRRLPNATIMLICCTREADETFLKSVQESAKADLVAGTIGEAVRLCIEAARAPPQQPLTPADRLEPPLVVSAT; this is encoded by the coding sequence ATGATCGCTCGGCAGCCCTTCAAGGCCCGCACCAGTGAAGAAGTCCTGGGGCTACTGGGCGCAGCGGCAACCGCCATCCTCGCCGTCGTCATCATCTCGATGCTCTACTTCGGCCGCGACATTCTTGTTGCGGTGGCCTTGGCCATTCTGCTGAGCTTCGTTTTGGCGCCGCTGGTGAATCTCCTGCAGCGCCTTCGCGTGCCCCGCGGGCTATCGGTCGTGAGCGTTGTCCTGCTTGCGTTCGTGCTGATTTTTGCGATGGGCAGTCTGCTCGCGACCCAGCTCTCCCAACTCGCCGGGGAACTCCCGAACTATCAATCGACGATCAGTCAGAAGATTCAATCGTTCCGGGACGCGCAGGCAGGCAGCAAGACGCTGGAGCGCGCGTCCGACATGCTGAAGGATCTCGGCAAGGAACTGGACAAGCCAAAAGACGTTTCGGCCGCCCGCCCGTCCCTCAGTCCAAATCCATCAGCACCATTGACGCCGGTACCGGTAGAGGTCCGCCAGCCCGATCCCGGTGCGCTGGAAAGCCTGCGCACGCTGATATCGCCGCTGATCCATCCGCTCGCGACCACCGGCATCATCGTTATCTTTGTCATCTTCATCCTGCTGCAGCGGGAAGACTTGCGAAACCGCCTCATACGGCTCGCGGGGTCGTCGGATCTGCAGCGTACGACGGCCGCGTTGGACGACGCAGCCCATCGGCTCAGCCGCCTGTTTCTCACTCAACTTGCCCTGAACAGCGCATTCGGTGTCTCCATCGGAATCGGGCTGTGGCTCATCGGCATCCCGAGCGCCGTCCTTTGGGGCATCCTCGCCGCAGCGCTGCGCTTCGTGCCCTATATCGGCGCCATAATCTCGGCTGCGTTCCCGCTGGCTCTCGCCGTAGCGGTCGATCCGGGCTGGTCGATGCTGGTATGGACGCTGGTCCTTTTCCTTGTCGTCGAGCCGATTGCAGGCCACGTGATCGAGCCGATGGTGTATGGCCGCAGTACCGGTCTGTCTCCCGTCGCCGTGGTGGCTTCAGCCACTTTCTGGACTGCGCTTTGGGGACCGATCGGACTGGTTCTCGCAACTCCCCTCACCGTGTGCCTGGTCGTGATGGGACGTCACGTCGAGCGCCTGGAATTCCTCGACGTCATGTTTGGCGACCGTCCTGCGCTTTCGCCTCCGGAAATCTTCTACCAGCGCATGCTCGCCGGCGATCCGACCGAAGCCGCCGAAAAGGCCGAGGCGTTTCTGAAGGAACGATCGCTAGCCTCCTACTACGACGAGGTCGCTGTGAAGGGCCTGCAGCTCGCGCAAGCCGATGCCGAGCGAGGCGCGCTCGACCAGGAGCGCCTCGTCAAGATTCGAGACGCCGTCAGCGAGTTTGCCGGCGATCTTTCCGAACGGGATGATGACCCAACTATTGGCGAGTCGACGACCGACGCGGAAGCCTCCTCCGCCATCGAAAGCGTGTCCCGAAATGCTGCCAATGAAAATCTTCCGGTTCTTGGCAAGCTAGACCTGTTGCCGGAGTGGCAGGGCGAGCATCCCGTGCTGTGCATCGCCGGCCGCAGCCTGATCGATGAAGCGGCCGCGACCATGCTGGCACAGCTCTCAACCGTTCACGGCTTGGCCGCGCGTGTCGAGGGTGCAGAAGCGCTTTCGACGACAAACGTGGTCAGGCTTGAACCTGTCGGCATTGCCGTCGTCTGCCTGATTTACCTCGGTGCTTCAGGTGATGCGCACATGCGATATTCCGTTCGTCGCTTGCGACGACGGCTGCCTAATGCAACCATCATGCTGATCTGCTGCACACGGGAAGCCGATGAGACGTTCCTGAAATCGGTGCAGGAAAGCGCGAAGGCCGACCTCGTGGCAGGAACCATCGGCGAAGCCGTAAGGCTCTGTATCGAGGCTGCGCGAGCACCCCCACAACAGCCCCTGACGCCGGCAGATCGCCTTGAGCCGCCCCTCGTGGTTTCGGCGACCTGA
- a CDS encoding MerR family transcriptional regulator gives MDKAPDAFRTISEVAEELDIPQHVLRFWETRFAQIKPMKRSGGRRYYRPDDVDLLKGIRRLLYGEGYTIRGVQRILKEHGIKSVQGLADQASAVTFGAVEEAIGLSLQEPDEEADAPTADAEPEDEDDENDEKEIDYRFVDTDDDGMLLPFVKGKPGPSDADRERLERVLQDLVACRQLLDNAIKDG, from the coding sequence TTGGACAAGGCGCCGGATGCGTTCCGCACCATCAGCGAAGTCGCGGAAGAACTCGACATTCCCCAGCACGTGCTGCGGTTCTGGGAGACGCGGTTCGCTCAGATCAAGCCGATGAAACGAAGCGGCGGACGGCGCTATTATCGCCCCGACGACGTTGACCTGCTCAAGGGCATCCGCCGGCTGCTCTATGGCGAGGGCTACACCATCCGCGGCGTGCAGCGGATCCTGAAAGAACATGGCATCAAGTCGGTGCAGGGTCTTGCCGACCAGGCCTCCGCTGTCACGTTCGGCGCGGTCGAGGAGGCGATCGGCCTCAGCCTGCAGGAGCCCGACGAGGAGGCTGATGCGCCGACTGCCGACGCCGAGCCCGAGGACGAGGACGACGAAAACGACGAGAAGGAAATCGACTACCGTTTCGTCGACACCGACGATGACGGCATGTTGCTGCCGTTCGTCAAGGGCAAGCCCGGGCCGTCGGACGCCGACCGCGAGCGCCTGGAGCGGGTGCTGCAGGACCTGGTTGCCTGCCGCCAATTATTGGACAATGCGATCAAGGACGGCTGA
- a CDS encoding YceD family protein has translation MSKIGTTEKPDPWRVPIAVAQIPETGLHRDIEADHAVRNAVADVGGLREVLLVQASFDVTPERGGRFHVAGRVRARVGQTCVVTLEEIESDIDEPVDLVFAPPEQIPEMAALVDEAEEGDDEAPDPPEPIENGTIDLGRIATDALYLAVDPYPRKAGAVFEPVVEPADPEDHPFAALKALKAEPKKSGPRKPKGK, from the coding sequence ATGAGCAAGATTGGTACGACCGAAAAGCCCGATCCGTGGCGCGTCCCCATCGCGGTGGCGCAGATACCGGAGACCGGCCTGCACCGCGACATCGAGGCCGACCATGCCGTCCGCAACGCGGTGGCCGATGTCGGAGGCTTGCGGGAGGTATTGCTGGTGCAGGCGTCGTTCGACGTGACGCCCGAGCGCGGCGGCCGGTTCCACGTGGCCGGCCGTGTCCGGGCGCGGGTCGGGCAGACCTGCGTGGTGACGCTGGAGGAGATCGAGAGCGACATCGATGAACCGGTGGATCTGGTCTTCGCCCCGCCCGAACAGATCCCGGAGATGGCTGCGCTGGTCGACGAGGCCGAGGAGGGCGACGACGAGGCACCCGATCCGCCCGAGCCGATCGAGAATGGCACGATCGATCTCGGCCGGATCGCTACTGACGCCTTGTATCTCGCGGTCGATCCCTATCCGCGGAAGGCCGGCGCGGTGTTCGAGCCAGTGGTTGAGCCCGCCGATCCCGAGGATCACCCGTTCGCGGCGCTCAAGGCATTGAAGGCGGAGCCCAAAAAATCGGGCCCCCGGAAGCCTAAGGGCAAGTAA
- a CDS encoding ubiquinol-cytochrome C chaperone family protein yields MLWPFNHFRKPRPPLRGTIEAIYGMIVTQAREPLFYRDLAVPDTVNGRFDLLLLHLWLVLRRLKAAEGGAALSQGLFDHFCNDMDDNLREMGVSDLKVPKRMQAFGEAFYGRTAAYDMALTEGREALAQAISKNILNGENIENARRLAAYAEAAMAALDRIDEAALASGAVRFPERAGAQQ; encoded by the coding sequence ATGCTTTGGCCGTTCAATCACTTCAGGAAACCCCGGCCGCCGTTGCGCGGCACCATCGAGGCCATCTATGGCATGATCGTGACGCAGGCGCGAGAACCGTTGTTTTATCGGGACTTGGCGGTTCCGGACACGGTTAACGGCCGTTTTGACCTGCTTCTCCTGCATCTGTGGCTGGTCCTGCGGCGCCTGAAAGCGGCGGAAGGCGGCGCGGCCCTGTCACAGGGGCTTTTCGACCATTTCTGCAACGATATGGACGATAATCTGCGCGAAATGGGCGTCAGCGACCTCAAGGTACCAAAGCGCATGCAGGCCTTCGGCGAAGCCTTCTATGGCCGGACGGCGGCCTACGACATGGCGCTGACCGAAGGCCGCGAGGCCCTGGCGCAAGCGATCAGCAAGAATATCCTCAACGGCGAGAACATCGAAAACGCCCGCCGGCTCGCGGCCTATGCCGAGGCGGCAATGGCCGCACTCGATCGAATCGACGAGGCGGCACTGGCGAGCGGTGCGGTCCGGTTCCCGGAGAGGGCAGGCGCGCAACAATGA